GAATTAgaattaaaatatgaagaattaaaaaataatttggaaacacaaaaaatggaaaaacAGCAAcaacataataattttttaaaacaaGGAGAAAAGGAAAAGTTAGAATGTGACTTGcaattatttatatctgaaataaaaaatcaGATTGAAAAGgataaagaagaaaagaaaaaaaaNNNNNNNNNNNNNNNNNNNNNNNNNNNNNNNNNNNNNNNNNNNNNNNNNNNNNNNNNNNNNNNNNNNNNNNNNNNNNNNNNNNNNNNNNNNNNNNNNNNNNNNNNNNNNNNNNNNNNNNNNNNNNNNNNNNNNNNNNNNNNNNNNNNNNNNNNNNNNNNNNNNNNNNNNNNNNNNNNNNNNNNNNNNNNNNNNNNNNNNNNNNNNNNNNNNNNNNNNNNNNNNNNNNNNNNNNNNNNNNNNNNNNNNNNNNNNNNNNNNNNNNNNNNNNNNNNNNNNNNNNNNNNNNNATTTATAaactttaaaaaaaaaaaaaaaaaatatatgattttatgtaaaaatagagagaaatatatttaaatagatatatattgtaaCTCATGTAAaatttgtaaaaaaaaaaaaatgcattttaactatatataaataaatttataataatatattataatataatataatataatattttaaaccatactatatgtatttattacatgcttctttttttttttttttcattttatgcatgatatattaacatatattatatagatgtataatacatacaaagctggtaatattattattattaaagTGTTGAACGTTTTGaatgtaatatttttattttctaaaatACTGTAAAATTTGAtctctatatatatataaatgtgaTTACATacttttaaataatttttattattatattatattatattatattttatatatatgtatatatatatatatatatatatatatatagtattatattgtgattacatttatatatatacataattagtatttaaaattttatatgtaaagaatattatttatatattatatttaatatatatatatttatatatttatatgtatataaaatataatattatatgagtaatatatttatatatagtaGTAAGTTCGTAGTATaatatgcatatatttacatattcattttttttttttttttttattgttttttacatatttgtttatattatatacatatgtgTTTACATTGAAGtttttaaattatgatTAAGATATAAGTTACatgtatattttcttatagAATAATAGTATGTGTTAAAACaatttttgtattatatattatattcatattttttttttttttttttttttttattttcattttttttttatttatttatatattattattattttttctttttttccTTGTAAAGTGGAAAAAAATTAGTACATAACAAAAATgtatgataataaatatttttattttattttatgaatacatacatatatatatatatatatatatatatgtgtatacTATTTTAGGgttgtatatatatttatttatgtaaatttatattatatgtatatggttgtaaattattaatattcataatatatatattgaataaattatatatacattcatatataattttgttattttaatattattttattttaaattattttattatttgctattttttattaaatatatattcatatgtataatataaatatgaaagaAAGAACTTAATAATTTCACAATGGCgtattcttttttttgtatgCATGTTTAGACTgagtatatatatattttttctaaattGCATCGAGgaaaaaatgaatgaataaaataataaaatgtgaatatttaaaataattttttacttatatttaaaaataatttctatacatatgtgtatttatatttatatgcattattattatattataataaaatgtgttaaaatatatttatttttgattatgtaatatatttgtaattattttattttatttgtatatatttaaatatttatattataatatatttatttaaatattatattattttatttttttatttagaCACAAGATTGTCAAACTGAgttgtattttttaaataaaaaaatcatatgCTCATTTACTTTTGTGTctattttgttcttttaatatatataatataattatgaatacattataaaataatatatattattaacacacttttattattaatctttttattagtaaatgaatatatatatatatatatatatatatatatatatatatacatatacatatNNNNNNNNNNNNNNNNNNNNNNNNNNNNNNNNNNNNNNNNNNNNNNNNNNNNNNNNNNNNNNNNNNNNNNNNNNNNNNNNNNNNNNNNNNNNNNNNNNNNNNNNNNNNNNNNNNNNNNNNNNNNNNNNNNNNNNNNNNNNNNNNNNNNNNNNNNNNNNNNNNNNNNNNNNNNNNNNNNNNNNNNNNNNNNNNNNNNNNNNNNNNNNNNNNNNNNNNNNNNNNNNNNNNNNNNNNNNNNNNNNNNNNNNNNNNNNNNNNNNNNNNNNNNNNNNNNNNNNNNNNNNNNNNNNNNNNNNNNNNAACttaacatattattataaaatgaaaaaataaattatatataagtatttttttttttttttttttttttttatatttaaattatttcttatttaatAATGTAATAAGTATGATCTTTAGGTGAAAAGtttgtaattattattattttttattttatttttattttttttttgttaaaatattataatatgtgttataaatatgattaAAGGTGTACTGGTAATAAACAATAGTGGAAAACCCCGTTTCTTACGTTTTTATGATGAAAGTGTGAgttaatataaatatatatatatatatatatatatatatatacatatacatatatatgtatgtatatttttattttattttatagaGTCATGAGAGGCAACAGCTAATAACAAAAAGAGTTTATGAACTAATAAAAAATAGACTGGATATGGAATGTTGCTGCTTTATAGAAGATGaagaattattttcatcGGATATAAAAGTTGTATATAGGTTAGATTATTTTATcaatatgtatataatatgtataatatatatataatatatatattatataattttatgtgtttattttatttatttaaagaCACTTTGCGACCTTATACTTTGTTTTTATCATTGACTCAATGGAAAGTGAGCTAGGTATTCTGGATTTAATACAAGtaacaaaataaaacaaaatgaaatgaaataatattttatgtgCGTATATTTTGCctattcattttttttatattacccaaatgttatataatatatatatatatatatatatatttatatttatttatttatttattttgttgGTTTAGGTTTTTGTACAAGTTCTAGATTCAAATTTTGAAAATGTTTGTGAGCTTGatttgatatataattatgaacAGGTAAGGGGCAGAATATATgaacataaataaataaaaaaatattatatatatatatatatatatgtatatattttatatttcagataaattatatattagatgaaataataatgggaggtaagaaatataattttttttacaatttttaatgagacaattacatatatatatttatatatttatatttattttatatcttcCATTGTAGGTATCGTTTTAGAAACCAATATAGACACTATTCTTCATTCAATTAATGGTTCTAAGAGATTAATAGAAAATGAATCTTCCTTTTTCGGAGACTGATttgaaattattaataaaaaaaaatttttttttttttatgtgttattattttattatgttttaaaaacacaaatatgttatatatatatatatatatatatatatatatagttgtgttttcatatttactttgttttaattcgaaataaaaatatttattaaagaACGTAAAAAATTTCctcatatatattattacaaaaaaaaaaaatacatatatatatacatacatataacaaatgaatatttatattgttgTATTTTAAAATGATATGCGGAAATTTTAAGAAcaaataaacatatatatatatatatatatttatatttatatatatatttaatatgttgttggcttttattttttttttttttattcaaaaCTCAAGTCCATATCGTCGGGGTGATATCTTTTctttgttatattatataactGGAAAGAATCTACAGGTCCTACATctgttatatataaagttATTGAATGTTCTGGTATGTAATCATATTTTGGAATTCTGACATGAAGATTTTCAACatcttcatcattatatataagagATGGTCCAGGTTGTAATTCATTTTGTCTTAGAGGATCATATAATGgaacatatattaatttaaataatggTAATACAATAATTACAGGTTTAGAATGTAATTGTGCTGAGCAAGCAATATTATAACCACCCATTTTTGTAATAGCTCCACCTGATGAAGATACAGCAACAGAACCTAAAACAACTTTAGTAATTTTAGGTATGACAGCAAATACAGCTGCATCAGATATATATGTTGTATCAACACCATCATCACTTAATGATTGAGACATTTTATATCCATTTCTATTAATATCTCCTCCTACAACTATAACAGATATTccatctttttttttatttatagtttttaaaaatttctCTACTCCTGCTGAATATCCAAGTGTTAATATTACATCATTCTCTGtaaataaatcatatgATGTTCTTTGTTCAGCCTCATCCCATGATGTATCTATTTCAGCTATAAGCTCTTCTATACCTTCTATTATAGAATGTTTCAATGTATTTGTAGCTGGTATTTTATAAGTGCTTTCATTGCATTGcttttcaaaataaaatgaaaatgatttatggaagttttttatttcaCGTTGATATAATGTATTTGTGTTTATATCAAAGTTGTCTAAATTTTTTGATCCCTGTTTGGAAATGGGCgtcatattttttttcttcacCTTGTTCTTATCACAACTATTATTACTacaattaatattattactacaattaatattattactacaattaatattattactacaattaatattattattacaattaatattattactacaattactattattattacaattaCTATTACTCttactattaatattactatttttattattccTGTTGTCAGCATGGTTGCACATTTGAACGTCTTGGTTGTCTTCATATAGGTTATGATCAATCATAttgatatttttaatattatccatataattattattatataaatataactGTTTAAAATGCTCTACTCTTATTATTGTTAATACTcttcttattatattgggtattacaaaaaacattttattatttttaataactTGTTTACctaaatattttataatttcaaTTAAATCAAATACATTCTTCCATTGATATATCTCTACAACCTTCTTTAACACTTCTGCGATCTTTTTACCTACTGAATTACTTCCATTTATATTACCATTTTTAAATCCACTTTCTAATAATTCAATAATACCGTTTAACCAATAAGCAActaataattctttttctctttcttttttttcctcagaacttttttttttcttcttttcaaattgaattttattataatttatgctttctttataattacatgattcatttgttttttcaTATTCAGAATCTGGAgaattttctttaatttcTTTGTCATATGATATGTTAGATATATTTgatatgttatatatatttgatatgTTATATATGTTTGATGTTTTCTctttatcattaatatgatttatactatttattttattattattattattacatattttattgtttatatCCTTTTCATCTATATGGTAGGTgtctttattttctatattacTAATATCACTATGAATGTTTctcattttatttatatcatcttttttattattatcaaatatCAAACAACCCTTTTTTGAACTTGATGTTTTAACTGTACTTGGATCTAATCcatgtaatatattatcattataattatcatctttataataatcttctttttttaaaaaatcatTATTCTCACATCTATTAAGtgataaataaattttactatcaatattattcttaggctctttattttgttctACATTAGATGTTATATTAGTGTTTATTTCACTCACATCATTtgaattaaatatattttgcTTTTCCTTTGTATGTTcttctatattattaaaatggTTATGTtctaataatttattatcattattattattattattattattgttgatattattttttatttcgTTCAACTCATAATTTGAATTTCCttgatttttatttatatttaaaacttgatcataattattcttttttacATGTAAATCCATAATTAGTTATTGCCTTCGCTTTCCCTcgattataataataaatctaataatatgattattaatatatattttatatattatggtatttttttttttttaactataaaaaaatttattcatatatatatatataaatatacatatatatatatacattttagttgactatttatttttgtatttcctttattttaatcatctcatatataacataatatCAAAGGGACCCAACAATGCTGGAcgttttttatttttttacatggataaatttataaattcacataaaaaaaaaaaaattaatacaagaatataaatagatataaataaccaaacatataattatattggtgaaagtatataaaaaaataaaagtaatattaatataatataaaaatatgataacAACATAATATGTATTTCTCTCACtctacatatatatatatatatatatatatttataaaataataaataaatgaa
This region of Plasmodium gaboni strain SY75 chromosome 12, whole genome shotgun sequence genomic DNA includes:
- a CDS encoding putative AP-3 complex subunit sigma, with translation MIKGVLVINNSGKPRFLRFYDESSHERQQLITKRVYELIKNRLDMECCCFIEDEELFSSDIKVVYRHFATLYFVFIIDSMESELGILDLIQVFVQVLDSNFENVCELDLIYNYEQINYILDEIIMGGIVLETNIDTILHSINGSKRLIENESSFFGD
- a CDS encoding putative eukaryotic translation initiation factor 2b, subunit 2, with the protein product MDLHVKKNNYDQVLNINKNQGNSNYELNEIKNNINNNNNNNNNDNKLLEHNHFNNIEEHTKEKQNIFNSNDVSEINTNITSNVEQNKEPKNNIDSKIYLSLNRCENNDFLKKEDYYKDDNYNDNILHGLDPSTVKTSSSKKGCLIFDNNKKDDINKMRNIHSDISNIENKDTYHIDEKDINNKICNNNNNKINSINHINDKEKTSNIYNISNIYNISNISNISYDKEIKENSPDSEYEKTNESCNYKESINYNKIQFEKKKKKSSEEKKEREKELLVAYWLNGIIELLESGFKNGNINGSNSVGKKIAEVLKKVVEIYQWKNVFDLIEIIKYLGKQVIKNNKMFFVIPNIIRRVLTIIRVEHFKQLYLYNNNYMDNIKNINMIDHNLYEDNQDVQMCNHADNRNNKNSNINSKSNSNCNNNSNCSNNINCNNNINCSNNINCSNNINCSNNINCSNNSCDKNKVKKKNMTPISKQGSKNLDNFDINTNTLYQREIKNFHKSFSFYFEKQCNESTYKIPATNTLKHSIIEGIEELIAEIDTSWDEAEQRTSYDLFTENDVILTLGYSAGVEKFLKTINKKKDGISVIVVGGDINRNGYKMSQSLSDDGVDTTYISDAAVFAVIPKITKVVLGSVAVSSSGGAITKMGGYNIACSAQLHSKPVIIVLPLFKLIYVPLYDPLRQNELQPGPSLIYNDEDVENLHVRIPKYDYIPEHSITLYITDVGPVDSFQLYNITKKRYHPDDMDLSFE